In a single window of the Candidatus Omnitrophota bacterium genome:
- the mqnE gene encoding aminofutalosine synthase MqnE, whose amino-acid sequence MASILDRVTQKVQNNERLTRDDALELFATGDIIRLCRLADQVKRARWSDRAHFVVNRQINPSNICVLSCKFCDFATKRGRPNAYEMTIEEIISRCNSELREVHIVGGLHPDWTWDYYIEMFQAIKSNFPQIQIKAWTAVEIDYFSKKFRLTIEQVLLQFKEVGLAALPGGGAEVFSERVRKALFPFKIGASRWLEIHKTAHRLGIPTNSTLLYGHMETHEERVDHMLKLRALQDETNGFMSFIPLAYQTGNTRLVVRQASAIEDLKTIAISRLLLDNFPHIKAYWVTMGEEIASVALHAGADDIDGTIGEEKIMHAADAASPVSVTRGHLVDMIREAGCVPVERDALYNTLNVYDHSDSAVSQ is encoded by the coding sequence ATGGCATCAATATTGGACCGCGTAACGCAAAAAGTTCAGAACAACGAGCGCCTCACGCGCGATGATGCGCTTGAGTTGTTTGCCACCGGCGATATCATCCGGCTCTGCCGCCTGGCTGATCAGGTCAAGCGCGCGCGTTGGAGTGATCGCGCCCACTTCGTCGTCAATCGGCAGATCAATCCGTCCAACATCTGCGTGCTTTCCTGCAAATTCTGCGACTTCGCCACCAAGCGGGGCCGGCCCAACGCCTATGAGATGACGATTGAAGAAATTATCAGCCGCTGCAACAGCGAGCTGCGCGAAGTCCACATCGTCGGGGGGCTGCATCCTGACTGGACGTGGGACTACTACATTGAAATGTTCCAAGCGATCAAATCGAATTTCCCCCAGATCCAGATCAAGGCGTGGACCGCGGTCGAGATCGACTACTTCTCGAAAAAATTCCGGCTCACCATCGAGCAAGTGCTGCTGCAATTTAAGGAGGTGGGCCTTGCCGCATTGCCTGGCGGCGGCGCTGAAGTCTTCTCTGAGCGAGTCCGCAAGGCGCTGTTTCCCTTTAAGATCGGAGCCTCTCGTTGGCTAGAGATTCATAAAACCGCGCATCGGCTCGGCATTCCCACAAATTCAACCCTGCTCTACGGTCACATGGAAACGCATGAAGAGCGCGTGGATCACATGCTCAAGCTGCGGGCGCTCCAGGATGAGACGAATGGGTTTATGAGCTTTATTCCGCTGGCGTATCAAACCGGCAACACGCGGCTGGTGGTGCGCCAAGCCTCGGCGATCGAAGATCTGAAGACGATCGCGATTTCACGGCTGCTGCTCGATAATTTTCCCCACATCAAGGCCTACTGGGTCACGATGGGGGAGGAGATTGCGTCGGTAGCACTCCACGCGGGCGCTGATGACATTGACGGAACAATCGGCGAAGAGAAGATCATGCATGCGGCCGATGCGGCTTCTCCGGTGAGTGTTACGCGCGGCCATTTAGTCGACATGATTCGGGAGGCCGGATGCGTTCCGGTTGAGCGAGATGCCCTCTACAACACCCTCAACGTCTACGACCATAGCGACAGTGCCGTATCTCAATAG
- a CDS encoding menaquinone biosynthesis decarboxylase, whose protein sequence is MQTFLTLLEQHGELKRVRVEVDPELEITEIAARVVKEQGPALLFQRMKGSAIPLAINILGSDKRIELALGRHPQQVAAEIKRLIEIAMPPRPKALLKEWRTVGRVLAMPPKKVNTAVCQQIEEAPDLTRLPALKCWPKDAGRFLTCGLVLTHDPDTDVRNLGVYRMQVVAPDQVLMHWQIQKGGGFHYWKAEQQGKALSVSISIGTDPILYIAAVAPLPEGVDEIAFAGFLSGKRVPIVLGKTGTTVAPSDAEIVLEGLVPPDERMDEGPFGDHFGHYSHPKPCPVMWVQSVTHRANPIYLAAVVGKPPQEDKYIGNAVQEIMLPMVKLIHPEIKDLWSYYEAGFHSLAVASVQQRFGKEGVKAALGLLGTGQMALTKCIVLVDADVDARDFAAVLRAIRRHFDPSKDFLLLPGVPFDTLDFTSFTLNLGSKMVIDATQGGEPTVPNAVSITDAQAKSLHPKITRARLLEEALLIVQVEGTGREVIDRLVGALPLAGVKLIAAVSPDVNLDDPESFLWGIFTRFDPARDIIFAKSELHGAWPVHRGCLGIDATFKQGYPETIEMDPRIVKLVDSKWHQYWTA, encoded by the coding sequence TTGCAAACCTTTCTAACGCTGCTGGAGCAGCACGGGGAGCTCAAGCGCGTTCGGGTCGAGGTGGACCCGGAGCTTGAGATCACCGAAATTGCCGCACGGGTGGTCAAGGAGCAAGGGCCAGCACTCTTGTTTCAGCGGATGAAGGGCTCGGCCATTCCGCTGGCGATCAACATCCTCGGCTCAGATAAGCGCATCGAGCTCGCCCTGGGTCGGCATCCGCAGCAAGTCGCGGCAGAAATCAAGCGCTTGATCGAGATTGCGATGCCGCCGCGGCCAAAGGCGTTACTCAAAGAATGGCGCACCGTCGGGCGCGTGCTGGCTATGCCCCCGAAAAAAGTCAACACAGCGGTGTGCCAGCAGATCGAAGAAGCTCCGGATCTGACTCGGCTTCCGGCGCTGAAATGCTGGCCCAAAGATGCCGGCCGATTTCTGACCTGCGGCTTGGTCTTGACGCACGACCCTGACACCGACGTGCGCAACCTGGGCGTCTACCGCATGCAAGTGGTGGCACCGGATCAAGTGCTGATGCACTGGCAGATCCAAAAAGGCGGCGGCTTCCACTATTGGAAGGCTGAGCAGCAGGGCAAGGCGCTGTCGGTGTCGATCAGCATCGGGACGGATCCCATCCTCTATATCGCCGCCGTGGCCCCGCTGCCTGAAGGTGTTGATGAAATCGCCTTCGCGGGATTTTTGAGCGGCAAGCGCGTGCCGATCGTCCTTGGAAAAACCGGCACAACCGTCGCTCCATCCGATGCCGAGATCGTGCTCGAGGGACTCGTGCCGCCGGATGAGCGGATGGATGAGGGCCCCTTCGGCGACCACTTCGGCCACTACTCGCATCCCAAGCCATGCCCGGTGATGTGGGTGCAATCGGTGACGCACCGGGCCAATCCAATCTATCTTGCTGCGGTCGTGGGCAAACCTCCTCAAGAAGATAAATATATCGGCAACGCGGTCCAGGAAATCATGCTGCCGATGGTCAAACTCATCCACCCGGAGATCAAAGATCTCTGGTCCTACTACGAAGCCGGCTTCCATAGCCTGGCGGTGGCATCGGTGCAGCAGCGATTCGGCAAGGAAGGGGTGAAGGCGGCGTTGGGTTTGCTCGGCACCGGGCAGATGGCGCTGACCAAATGCATCGTGCTGGTAGATGCGGATGTGGATGCGCGGGATTTTGCTGCCGTGCTGCGGGCGATTCGTCGGCACTTCGATCCGTCGAAGGACTTCCTCTTGCTTCCCGGGGTCCCATTTGATACGCTGGATTTCACCAGCTTCACCCTCAATCTGGGCAGCAAGATGGTGATCGATGCGACCCAGGGCGGGGAGCCTACAGTCCCGAACGCGGTGTCGATCACCGACGCCCAGGCCAAGTCACTTCACCCCAAGATCACACGCGCGCGTCTGCTGGAAGAGGCGCTGTTGATCGTGCAGGTCGAAGGGACGGGGCGCGAGGTGATCGATCGGCTCGTCGGCGCCCTACCGCTGGCCGGAGTGAAACTGATCGCCGCGGTCAGCCCGGACGTGAATCTGGACGACCCGGAGAGTTTTCTCTGGGGGATCTTCACGCGGTTTGATCCGGCGCGCGACATCATCTTTGCAAAGAGTGAGCTGCATGGGGCCTGGCCGGTGCACCGCGGCTGCTTAGGCATCGACGCCACGTTTAAGCAGGGCTATCCTGAGACCATTGAAATGGATCCTCGCATCGTGAAACTCGTCGACTCAAAATGGCATCAATATTGGACCGCGTAA
- a CDS encoding type II toxin-antitoxin system Phd/YefM family antitoxin, with protein sequence MEFLTIQDLKLNTAKVVNRLTKRGWVIILNHGKPKAALMPLTEADIEDMILKSPSFLKSLRAAQLKYRKKLRS encoded by the coding sequence ATGGAGTTTTTGACGATCCAAGACCTAAAGCTCAATACCGCGAAAGTTGTCAATCGGCTGACCAAGCGAGGATGGGTCATTATCCTGAATCATGGCAAGCCGAAAGCGGCGCTCATGCCGTTAACTGAGGCTGATATCGAAGACATGATTCTCAAGAGTCCATCATTCTTGAAGTCGCTCCGGGCTGCGCAGTTGAAATATCGCAAGAAGCTTCGTTCGTAA